One Lepisosteus oculatus isolate fLepOcu1 chromosome 4, fLepOcu1.hap2, whole genome shotgun sequence genomic window, AAGAGCATTATTGTGGTAAAGCTGAAGAACCAACCAGTGCTCtctgtatgtttattttcctgACATGGTCAGGCTGTCAGGCACCAATGCCCCTCACCATAATGCCCCACTCTAGGTCAATCACTGTGCAAATGAGCATTTAGCATTTGCATTagaatgttaaataattttctaaagCTTATTAATTTAGGTTCTGAGATTAATACTCTACTGTCTCCCCTTGTCCCAGCGGTGTGATGCTGAGAGGCTCGGGGATCAAGTGGGACCTGCGCAAGTCTCAGCCCTACGACGTCTATGACCAGGTGGAGTTCGACGTGCCCATCGGGACCAACGGAGACTGCTACGACAGGTACCCAGCCCAGCGGGAGAGGAGGGGCGGCGGGgcttcctaatattttggcctcGGTGAGcatgtctgttcctcaggggTCGGAGCCTTCCAGGGGTTGTTCAACCTGTGGGAGCTTCTCCGCGTTGAAGTTTTGCTCTGTGTGCAGGGCTTTCTTGTGCCAAGGACACGCTGTATGGACACAGATCTGACAGACAGGCTGAGCAAGCACACTGTTGTCGTCCATATAAGGAAGTCTGCAGGAaggattaataatgataattgcttacacttatatagcttttATATAGCgacactcccctccaccaccaccagtgtgcagccccacctggatgatgctccagtactctccccatacaccagctctcagtggggaggagagcagagtgatgaagccagttcagagatggggattattaggaggccatgattggtaagggccagggggaaatttggccaagatgccggggtaacacctctccttttttgagaaacgcgctgggatttttaatgagcacagagagtcaggacctcggttttacgtctcatctgaaggacggcgcctgtttacagtagtgtccccgtcactatactggggcattaggacccacacagaccgcagggtgagcgccccctactggtcccacaaACACTTCTTCCGgtagctgggagctgcagggagatatggctgctggcaaaagtTAAATGTTTAACTCTCGAGTTACTGATCCTAGAATACCAGTGTCTCCAGTGCCAATCAGGGCGTTAAGAGGGGATTCCTCTAAacatattccatgctgaaaggaaaagaaaagagacacgtttgggctgtggagccttcttcaggtgtgaaacgTTTCTGTTCTAAAAGCGTCAAAGATGCAATATTACTAATCGCAAGCAGATCAGATAGGGAGAGGGTCACTCTCCCTCTTTCAAACCTTCGCCGGCCGGCGCCGGCCGCCCTCGCCGCGATCCGAGCTTCTGATGGCGCCGCTCTGCTCCCAGGTACCTGTGCCGGGTGGAGGAGATGCGGCAGTCCCTCCGGATCATTCTGCAGTGCCTGAACAAGATGCCCCCGGGGGAGATCAAGGTGGACGACGCCAAGGTGGCCCCGCCCAAGCGGGAGGAGATGAAGGTGCGTCGCTGCCGAGATCCGCACTTggacaggggggggggggggggttcgaTTCCCACCCGCCCCCAGTCACAGCCTCAGGCCTGGGCAGGAAAAACCTGCAGCGCTCTTTTGAGATTTTGGGGTTAGGATAGCCTtcaaagaatcagcattgatgagcgCATGCCAACAATAACATGATcgtaaaagtaaaatgctcACAGTAATGTAACGTCCCAGAATTGGGAACCACCTGCTCTTAAAGGAAGGTGAATACCTGCAGCTGGTCCCAGAGGCCTGCACACCTGGTTTTTCGTTCCAGCCCAGCTGAAGAGGAGAGGCAGGGGTGGCGATCGGAGATATTTGCTGAGGTCACAGGGTGGGAGATGGGGGGGAGTCCGTGCTTACCTGTGTGTTTAACTTTTCAGACCTCGATGGAGGCGCTGATCCACCACTTCAAGCTCTACACCGAGGGCTACCAGGTGCCCCCGGGGACTACGTACACCGCCATAGAGGCCCCCAAGGTCAGTGTGGTTGGTGATAGAGGGGGGCCGGGTGGGACGACTGCACCTGCCAGCCGATCGAATGGCTCAGTTGGTACCAGCCAGCAGGGACCACCCGGCCCATTCCTTCGCGTTCCATCTGCAGCGggtccccccctcctcccccagtCCAGGCTCTGATCACAAACGGATCGGGCGCTGCCTGCCCACAACGCAAGAGGCGTTGCACAGCCTCTCCCACCCCCGACCGCCTCCTACCCCTCCCTGGCCAAACACAGCTGTGAAGCGCTTTTGCAGCCGATCTGATCTGCAGTTCCCCGGCTGGGAAGAGCAGGCGTGCCTGCACACAGTCgatgccctgtctctctctggtctTAGTCAGTGACTCTCGGAGATCAGCCCGAACCCAGATCTAGGTCAGGATCTTCGTCTTGTAGCTAAAGCATTAACAATTCTCGTACTTCAGCGCTCCTGTAAGATTGTGCATGGATTTCTGCCTTTGTAATAAAGACCTTATTTAGCTGAAGGCCTGTCTGTGTAAGTTCCTGCTTCTTAaggtcctttttttaaatttatttgccCTGTGGGAAAAAAAGTGAGTTAAAGCGCTTATAGAACAGTTACAAACTAGAGTTGGCCCATTTAGACTGTTTGGTTGTTAGTAgataactgatctgaggatctcacccagctgtttagTAGAGGAAATCGGGGTATCGGCATTCACACCTCACTCTCACTACCCAATgtcgttccacactcccaccacacTCTGTGTAAAGACGTGCCCACCCACCCattctcggttttaaatgcgCTTCCACTTTGCTTCCAGTTGCGTTCTTTGGTTAGTGTTTCACTGTTCGGTCTTCCAATGCCAAATGCTGCTGCCGATCAAGCAAATGGACCAAATAAATGTCGACTCCTCTGCCGGTTGTCCTGTTTGGAGACTTGCGCCAGCAACTGCCGGGCCCCGTCGCTCTGCGCAGTGAGCGTTGGTCAGAAATCCAGTGACGGAAGATTGTCCCGTTTTCCGCAGGGGGAGTTCGGCGTGTACCTGGTTTCAGACGGATCCAGCCGCCCTTACCGCTGCAAGATTAAAGCCCCTGGGTTCGCTCACCTGGTAAGGGCACAGGGTTTCCCTCTTGTCAGCCCTGCAGCGTTCACGCTTCCTTTAGCGAGAGCCGTAGACCGGCCCCGCGGTCTGTATCGCACTGCATGACTGCGATCTCCTGTCATTTCAGGCTGGGCTGGACATGATGGCGAAAGGGCACATGCTTGCAGATGTTGTAGCCATAATTGGTAAGTTGAGCTGTATTTCTTTGTGGGCTATATCCCAGCATTCTTTGCACCTCCCGTAAACGTCATGATTATTTGCCTGTTTCCTTAAATTGGGAGAACATCCAggcacccattttctaacccacatatccagtacagagccacagcctatcccagcaagcagctggacagcacatacagacacagaaacacacactcgccttcccagaagccagttaacctaccagcgtGTCTCTGACTGAGGGAGGAAATCAGAAGACCTAAAAGAGACCCTTGTGAACaatgggagaacatgcaaactccacacagatagtaccccaggtctggaattgaacccagggccccagagctgcaaggctgcaatgcttaccactgcaCCCCTGTGCCGCTCTCTGGGAGAACAGTTTTGTTGAAATGCTAAAGAACCAGCAGCACTCTGTGTGGGTTTATTTCCCTGACATTGCGCAGTGATGTCCTGTTCTTTCGAAGATGTACAGTTTCTTTGCTGAGTAACAGATTATGACTCAACTCGGGCCGAGACTCTGTGCATTGGCTGCACTGAAGTCTTAGAACTCAGTGCCATCATTCTGAAGACCTTCAGCTGAAGCTTTTAATGAGTTTAAAACTTGTGTTACAAAACAGTTCAACTCCCCTGAAAACCCCAGTACCACAGATCTGATGTGGTCTGTTTTGTAATATAGCTGCTGACAGAAACAGAGTTAAACatacaacagcaaaaaaaaaataggagtgGAAGAAATTTCAAAAATCTGCAAAATTCTTACTATCAATTTTACTCTTCCTCTTGCAGGAACCCAAGATATTGTGTTTGGGGAGGTGGATCGTTGAGCGAATTTGACTTCTTTCGCTCCAGTGCGAGCGGCCAGTCAGTCCTTTCTCCTCATGCCAAGAGTGAGCAGTATGTGAATACAGGCAGAAGCATAtctaataaatattttcttttgtgcCGAGTGAAATGGTCTTGAGCCTTTGCTTCTGTGTCTTAAtttgacttttgttttttagtagTTAAGAAAAGAGGGCCAAGTACTGCTGGTTGTATTTCAATGATCCAGTGATGATCAATGATTTCAATGATggttgtattttaataataataataataatagctcgcacttatatagcgcttttctggacactccactcaaagcgctttacaggtaatggggatcccctccaccaccaccagtgtgcagccccacctgaatgatgctccagtactctcaccacacaccagctctcagtggggaggagagcagagtgatgaagccagttcagagatggggattattaggaggccatgactggtaagtgccaatgggaaatttggccaggacgcctactcttttcaagaaactccctgggatttttaatgaccacagagagtagggacctcagttttacgtctcatccgaaggacggcgcccgttttacagtatagtgcccccatcactttactggggcattaggacccacagagaccacagggtgagcgccccctgctggccccactaacacctcttctagcagcaaccttgccagttgtgagttgcagagtgatatggcttctGGCTAATGATCCATCCAATATTGGAATATCACTTATCCTGAAGTTTGTCCCAAAAACATAGGGGATATATAATGGAGGGGAGACCCTGTACATTTAAACTTGCTCTCTTTAGTGAGTACACAGCGACTTTCGGGGACAAGAGGAAATGGGAGGACCCAGAATGATGTCGTGACTGGAATGGAACacgaagctgttttttttcctgacgtGCATGTACAAACTTAACAGCTGGAGAACTTTTGGGTGATGGGGGAGCTCACAACTTGAAAAAGCCAAAGGAAATCCTGATCGCCAAGATAGGGGTTTACCCCAGCACGTGTACCAGTAGTGAGAGCGGTGCTCTGTGTCTCAATCGCTGAACCTACCCTGGGGGATGTTGCAAGGCCAGAGGTCTGTGGATGAAACCTTCAGCTCCGTGTCCTCTAAGGCTGTGGGAAGACCTCAAAATAACGAAGATGAGCCCGGATCCCACGCATTGCTTAGCAAAACTTAAGTCTGCCGATTAGGCCCAGATTGTTAGGACATTTTGAGAGGACAGCTTTTTTTACATTGCCTCTAAGTTGAATCAAATTAATAAGCAGACAGTACACGAATAATTTATTTAGGGATAACTAGGATACATACTATAGCTGctataacttttttttgttttacacttgGTTTGTCAGTATCTGGACATTCAGTGTAAATATTTACACCAAGTTCAGAGCTGTTACGATGCAATTGCAATGACTGGAATATTCCAGGTAACCTCTGTTACATTTAACACGGTCTTCTTCCTTGAAATGATTTCCGTTCGACTTGAACTGTATGGTGTGCTGGTCATAGACCTTTCGAAAAATGGCGACGCTAATGTCAACTGGGCACACTGTACGAACGTATACGTACTGTATACGGTCGGAGGCGAATGGCGAGCGCGGCGTAAATGCGTCAATTAGGTTTCGTTTCAGCAAGCCTGACCCCCGCCGCTTACTGTAAGTTTCTTCGAGGCATTTGACTAGAACTCACGCTGTAACAAGGAGGTGGGGCTGTGAAGCAGCCGCGACCTCCTCGCCGGACACTTCCTCCGCCCGCCTGCGCTCTAGCGCTGAACTTGTCGCATCGCCGGAGCGCAGCCAGACCCACTTGTGCCGGCGCAGACGCTGTTGGCAGTTGACACCGGACGGCCATGTCGCCATTGAGGAAAACCCACCTGTTCGCTGCTCTCCTGCTGGGCTGGCATTTTGGAGTCGCCGGTGAGGTGTTTTATAGAAATACCTTTTGTCTCTGCTTTGTCTCTCTCTTTCGAGATAGTCGGTGTGGGCTTTTGTAGTGTCGCTGCCCAAACAGGCTTGAGACACGTTAGCTGGTGGCGTGCGGCTCAGAGGGTCTTCGAATATAAGACAACCACAAAATTGATCGAACCGATAATGGTCAGGTGTCATCACTGTTTTGCTTTGTTCTCGTAAGCGAGGTGAGACGACGAGCTTTACGGTTCTCAATATCCGGGGGGCATTTGTGTTGAGCAGAAGATATATCGTTCATACTGTGTCGACAACTTCTATCGGGATAGCTTGTGAATTcctatttcaaaatgttaagaTGAGGATATAAGATCACATAGTCATCAGACATGGAATTTtgaactgatgtttttttttccagcgtTTTAATTGTTCATTCTTTTACATACTGTTTGCAATTTACAATGGAGACATTTTACACCTTCTTTGTTAACATTTAAGAATTTGAATCGGGTGACAGCTCGGTTTGTACTTCTACTCTCCTCATTTCCAAAGTCACAGAAAATTCAGCACGTTTTCGTAGATGAAAATACACGTATTGGCTGCTGCCTGTTTTAGAACTTTCAAATGACCTTGTACGGaactttgattttatttttattggaaaatgaaatggaaatttGGTTTTAAATTCCCCTTTCGTGCTAGGAGCTAGATTCCACTTTGAGAAGTTTTACGAATATATTACTCCTAGGGCTGAACTGCGGGTtacatcattattatcattatttttttacttggcGTGTCATCTCTATAGATGcccatatttattattataattaataataacgtTATATATGTGTGTATTATACAATCAATTTACGAGAGCATTGAAGGGTATTCGGATTATATAATTTCAAAAGACGTTTTCCGTCGTTTACCGTCAAGATTTAACTATTGTAAGTTTTGTTATCAATAGTctgctttcagaaaacatttagCTATCAGgatttcattttagtttttatatgaaaaaaaaacgaaaaaataaaatacctctTTTGCTCGAATTTGACTGCATCTCCGCAATAGAGTGataaatcatattttatttaaataggaTCTTACTCTGTCAGGTGAAAGCGACGCTATACTGACTTTATTATACTTTACAGTTATGTGCGGCGCAAACTGTTGCATTAAAAAGAtaatagatatatttttttgtaatttttgaaTGACCGTTTCTCCTTATTGCTGTTATTCTTGGCATGCATCGGTTTACGTGCAGTTTAAGAGTTATTTCACGAAATATGAACTTTGGAAAGAAGGTATTTGTAGAGGAATGTGGATGTTTGTTTTGCGAATACAAAACTGAATATTCCAAATAAATTaatctttgaaaagaaaaaaggtacAACCTCCCCTCtcaaatttatattttgttaaaacaaaatctgattTAATGTGATTCTTTTTGCCAAAGAGGGTCTCGTGCGTATTTGTTTGGCGAAATACCTCCCGCTTTATGTTCTAAAAGCACGTTCTCACTTCTCTTAAAACGTAAACTAATTTCAACAATTTCTCTGAAATCCATCACAAAAACAGCCCTCTCCTGAGAGGCGAACTGTGAGAATGAAGTTCCGGTAACGACTCGGTTCCGAACTGGAGTGCCGCTACCCGCCTGTAACGTGACCCCTAACGTGAACCCCTGGGTTCAGCGGTACCTCTGGTTACTACCGATCCTGATCCGATTTGCTTGTCATGGGGGTCTGTGTGTCATCATGAATGCCTAATTCTAACGCGAGCTTGATTGGCTGACGGCAATTAATAATATTCGACGACCACAACCTGCTAAACTGACTGGTAAGGAGGTACCACCTTCGCCATTCCAGTCCACAATCCCAGACACTGAAAATGCTAATTCATTGGTCTGGTTTACAAGCAAGTTGGGTCTACCACTGTACCGGAGGCCTGACTTGGTTAATTAAaccacttctcattttcttcttcttccaaAGGAGTTCATGAATAAGTGAGCCAGGTGTCGAGCTCGGAGGACAGGTGCCGACCCAGTAGTTTAATCGAAACCCAGTTTCCATCTCTGGTCCCGGGGCGGAAGTGAGGATAACTTCTGTTCGTATCTTCCGCCTTTAGTTCCAACCGAGTTTTCCATCGCAGGCTAATTCGTTTTGCCTTTCCGTCTGTGGCAAATGTAGCTCCGGCTTCGATTAAGGTCTTGCGAGGTTTGTAATTGGCGTCGGCCTAGAACCAATTCTGTCTCTCGGAGCTCTCCTCAAACTCAGGCGTGAGAGCTGAGACCGAAGCAACTGGGCCGGTGCAGAATGAGGGAAAAAAGACTACTGGTTATTCCCATCTGTCTGTGGTGATCCCCTGTCCTTGTCAAGAGCTGTttcagcaataataataataataataataataattgtaaacGAGTCCAATTCTGGGCGCTGGGTTTGGGTTTGTTGAACCGGCTCCCTTTAAGTACGGAACTTCAGGAACTCAGACTGAgttagataagactttattgatcccgaaggtaAATTATTGAATGTGCCCGAACCCAAAAAAAAAGTCGACCCCAGGTCGAAACAAGTAAGCAGATCAATTAAGGTGATTAGCACGCGAGGTCTAGAAAGAAAAACCTAGTGGTCCCCCTAGATTCATTGTGGAGTACCAGTGATAGGATAGGGGCCACGCAGGTCGCCATGGAGACCAGGAAGTTAGAAAGTACCTGGTCGCGGTCAGCGTTCAGCAGAATGAACATTCTGGGTTTGGCGGAAACcagaaatacagtttttaatttgtaacGTTTATTTGTGTTTGCTCAAGACCATAACAACAGGACATCTCAGTTGTTAACTCAAATAGTAAATGACAGCTACTCTTGACTCTTAGGAGCGCTACTCTCAACAAAGAAGCTACACTAACAGTAAACGACACTATTGCAAGCGCATTAATATTTGCACATTGTAAGGACAAGCTCATATTTCtctctatttttgtttttcaagaccCCTTTTCTTAAACGCTCTTACTCTATGCAACCGTAAAGTCTtgcaaaagggggaaaaaatgttttctgactGCTTCCATTGGATGTTTAAAAAAACCAACTTGTCTCCTGCTGATTACGATTACGAAAAATACAATTGCTCATATTTTAGCACGAAATGTTATGGAGGGACATTGGAGTTCCGTTTTTCTCTTCCGGCCCTGGCTTCCGAACCGAGAGCTCAGGTTTTCTGTGCAGCTATAGGAGTCGCAGCGTTAATCTGCTCACCGGTTCCGGCTGTGTAATTATAATGGAGAACCGTGGAACTGTTGCGGTCAGGCACTGAAAATAATGGCTATATTCTGGGGCTGTTCCTCTTCTCGTTCCTGCGTTATAAAACTTAACACCCTCCATCTTGAAACTTCATGACCCCTTGGTGAGGATTCTGACAAAAACCCTTCAGCCAGTCTAGCCCGTCTAGTGATTAGTAGTTAACTGACACAAGGAGCTCCTTCCAGATGTTTCTTGCAGGAAATCGGGGCTTCGGCTGCAAGGACACAATCTGGGCAGCCTGTGCCACACCCCCgtcactctttgtgtaaagacgcgCCTCCTATTCCGGGTTTCAAATGCTCCTACCCGAGCCCCCTAATATTTCATTGACGAGAGCGAAAGGATGTCGCGACAGCATTTAACACGACGATTTTCGCGAGGACGACGCAGCAGAAGAGTGATCCCGCTAACGGGCTTTTGCGTTGTCCAGTTGTGTCTTTTGCCAAGCAACGTCGCAACCCCCAATTTCCAGCGGTCCACCCGCCACTTTGCTTTtcgaaaattacaaaaaaaaaagtttttgcaaAATACAAGATTATCATCTCTGTAGCTAAAATTGCTCGCGGAGCCTCTTCATATCATATCGTTAAAATCTGAACTCACCGCAGTTGCTGTGGAGAGTTCGTTACCTTACCCAGCTCACTCCctcaatatttatatatttgttgCATCCTTGTTTTTCCCCAAAGGGTTATTGAACATCAAATAATAGACAGGAGAAGAAGTAtcggaacaaaaaacaaaacacaaaacagtacGCTGTTTGAGAAAATTACAAAGCAGAACACGGCGATTTATAAGTTTTACATGcatcagttgtgtttttttgccttCTTATCTTTTCGGGTTTTTAAGTAATGTTCCATTTCCACCTTTTAAGcacgaaagaaaaaaaaatgaataaaaaaaagcatgaaAGAGGATTAGACCATTTCGGTCTGTGATGTGTGGTATCTAACCCAGTTTTGATAACGGATCCATTATAAGTGTTCCTTTTCCATAGTAGGTTCTGCAACGTATAACACTCACATTTAAGCGATTACAGCTCAAGTCTTGCAAGTCAATCCAAAACAATGTATGTTTTGTATACACGTGTACGAATAAATGTGTCCGCATTTCTTTCCCCGGGCTTACAAAACACACATACATCATAAATCATGTTTGAATCCGAAAAGTGTTCGTTTAACAAGATAAAACCTATCAACAGTGTTCAATGTTATTCCTTAATCCTGTTGGTAAGGCGGTATCTGTCAGGAGTTGTCCAAGCTAAATTCTAGttaataatttcaaacattGCATTCCGGAAGGATGTACAAGACGGCATAGAAGCAGGGTTTACGTGGCTTCtttattattgcattttttacatcgctccccccccccacacaatCCAAGAACAGGTTAACTGTAGAACAAGGAAAGTCAACACTGACAGTTAAAATGACCTCTGAATGAATGCAGACTGCGTGCTGTAGTGCGTTTTGTGAGAGCGTGTGACGTTGGACAACGCGCAATGTCGCACACGAAGAGCTCAGAGACCTCGAGATAATCCCATATACTTCTAATCGACATTGGATGGCTTCTGTAACATTCTTAAGCACAGCTAGTCTGATGGCAACACATTTTAATACTTCAGGGCTGTTCGGCACAAAATGGAACTCTGTTACGATACAACCGTACAAGAGGAAGCTATTGCACGCGATCCGAACAATTCTGCAAATTGGATTTAGACGCAAATCAAGAATGAAGTATGCTtagcactttttttctttcaaacgtTTATTTCCGTTGCAGTTTTGCGCCTCAGCTGTGAtgcgtctttttttttattttcggtGTCCTCACCGCCATTTAAACATGATTATATACAGGCCGTCCTTTTGAAACCTGAATTTCTGTTACACTTCTGAAGGCTGTTTGTTTAGGTGATGGTGTTTGTAGGCCGACCACAGACCTGCAGCAGTTTGTACCATTTGAAGATTGCGGCTAGTCGTCTTGTCGAGAACGACCGACTTAACCATCgtctttttttaacattgtgaACTCGTGCCTCGTAAGCAAAAATACATTCGCACTCGAGCCTGCAGCCGAGACCGTGTagagagaaaaagaagaaaatgatccACTAGAAAGACAAAACAGTCTCAACACCCCCGTACAATCACGTTGAGGTGACCCCTACTCGAGACAAACTCCTCTGAAACAGAATGGCCAGTTTACTCTTTCGCACATTGGCGTTGGATGGGAACATCCAATAATGTACAATAATGAAACCATCTCTTTCCAAAACCTGATGACAAATGGCAATGTCTTCACCAAAAACTCGGCACCAGATGGgtctatttgttttctttccaccTGATACGTGTCTACATTAATTTATTTGAGCTAATTAGCTGATCCCGGTCCGGAAATTGCAACTTTTAGAGAGAACTGCGGAATTCTTTtcggaaaaaaaatcaaccacTGGACGCACGAATGGCAGTATTCTGTAATCCCCTCAAGAACATGTCGCCAGAAAGAACAGCAGAATCTCTCCTTGTGTATTATACCTTAAGTTGAGACCGTTCTCCCGCATGTGTCTTGAAAACTCTTGTTTCTGAAGGCCACGGCTAGGGAGAAACACTCCCCACAGGGCTGAATTTTAAAGTTTCAGTGCTGTACTGGAGAAAACATCGCCGTTTCCCAACGTTATGCGAAGAAATGGCAAGCTGTATCTGATTTAGGAACGCCTCACGCCGAAAAGCGTTAAGCAATGACAGCTCGCACGAAGACAATTCTCACCACTCTCCTATTCGTGCTAAGACATTCAATTCGGCGACACGGCGGAGAGCGTGACACCAATTGATGTCAGTGCCTATCCACGTGTGGCTCAGTGGGCGACCCCTCAGTTTACACACCGGTGGTAATAGTCCGGGGAAAGAAATAGCTCCTTGTAGATTCTGAGGAACTGAATCAGGAACTCCCAGGAATCGTAGTTCCGggaggtagctgcgtcagcaggcgtaggctgAAAAGgttcaagtaaaggtttattccctgctgaaaagagaagagagaaaccacaacgtttcggctgtggagccttctcactcacccgaagaaggcgccacagctgaaacgctgtgtttcttttcttctcttttcagcacggaataaacctttacttggtcCTTTACTCCCAGGAATCTCTGCGTCCCCGACTGAAAACCTGTGGTGTAACTCAAAGATTGACAAAAACGGACGTACGACATCTCGAGATCCTTGTAAACGGAAAACGTGTAGAGAGAGATCTATGTTTTTTCCCGCACAACTGAACACCATCaacaaaggttttttttgtttaaaaatggatTTTGCGGTAGTTCTGGCCAAATCCTTGATGgcttttctcctttctccccaGCTGCGCTCCAAGAACCGCAGATCTgctacatcctggatgggattctCTTTGTCTACGGGATCGTGCTCACGGTGCTGTACTGCAGACTGaaggtgaggaggaggaggagggagaggctCGTTCTGCATCATCACCCCCGGCTCCATTAACTTCCCTACCACATTCCTAGCTTGACATCACATTGGACATTGCTACCCTGTCGAGTCTTGTGTGTGATTTAGGACAGGCAGTAGCGAGAGCAATGCTTTCCTCACTGCTTAGAACGTAATCAAGAAGGCTAATAACACACAGGGAGGATTTAACTGGAAGACTCGGGTCTTGAGAGAGCAGCGTACATGTCATTAGATGTTAGATCCCAGTGATTGGCAAGGAGGGATGGACTATGTGGGGAGGAGTTGGTGTGACACTCCTAGATGAGGGATTGGCAGTCTACCAGTGAGGATTAGACAGTCCAACCCCCCCCTCACAGCGAGGAATGAGCTGGGGAGCCGCAGCAAAGGTGTAGATGGAGTAGCTGGAGGGGTGTGAGAGAGGTGAGCAAAAAGAATTTATCAGCGGAAATGTGTGAGATTAGAATCTAACCTTACCCCTGAGCTTCTGCTACAAACTCCATATAAGGTGGTCCAGATACGTCTCAGAGTCTTAAAATGTAGCGTCAGAAAACGAGAATGAATTAATTGAGCTTTGCGGAGTGTGAATGTGAAGATTCAATAAGACATAAAAAGATGGAAGCAGTTATTAAAACTTAGGCATATTTAATTGTGGGAGTGCTGTTCTATCGTGCTGCAAAAAAAACCTACACATTTATCGACCATCTGTTTTTTCTGGAGCTGAGGAACAATGGGCATGAGGACGTGTGTGGAAGAAAGCAACGTTTAATTTGGGGATTTGACTTGACACTCCAAAGTTGCATAACACGTGACGCCCCCAGACTCTGAACAGTTCTGTCTGAGCCTTCTGGGCTCCCGTATTGCCCTCTGAGACTCAGCC contains:
- the fcer1g gene encoding high affinity immunoglobulin epsilon receptor subunit gamma, whose product is MSPLRKTHLFAALLLGWHFGVAAALQEPQICYILDGILFVYGIVLTVLYCRLKLLPGTSGKKGGSTSEKQGGESIYTGLAPRPQDTYETISPQKKARE